The Falco peregrinus isolate bFalPer1 chromosome 12, bFalPer1.pri, whole genome shotgun sequence genome has a segment encoding these proteins:
- the A4GNT gene encoding LOW QUALITY PROTEIN: alpha-1,4-N-acetylglucosaminyltransferase (The sequence of the model RefSeq protein was modified relative to this genomic sequence to represent the inferred CDS: inserted 2 bases in 1 codon; substituted 2 bases at 2 genomic stop codons) has product MVQVHPYKVCSDAPVHSIQGRKLRAHVSHAAENPGGSHWPKTVSETEIQLAAEPVFLRVPVSCLQKSLCMLXTFWVSSLGSWALREHDCHHDGKQARXKCGFVRTIIQHPCLRHDPKGQGXARMLKKMQICLCFFFISGILYEISLLSSWSFSPMPMSKHFLTPEQVLNLGKSIIFLETTERLEPPPLVSCSVESAARIYEDRPIILFMKGLANDTALDFNSSYAAFSLLSSMKNVFIFPLQMEAVFQETPLFQWYNEVVPEQEKNWVHVSSDASRLALIWKYGGIYMDTDVISIRPIPEESFLAAQKSRFSSNGIFGFPAHHKFIWDCMENFVLKYNGYIWGNQGPFLMTRMLKTICNLTDFKGSEDHSCQNISFLNPQRFYPIPYPAWGRYYEVWDKSPNFNHSYALHLWNFMNRNRKTVVAGSNTLAEKLYKTYCPTTYKDLIQNAKLKDFTYSEDAA; this is encoded by the exons ATGGTGCAGGTGCATCCCTACAAAGTCTGCAGTGATGCTCCCGTTCACAGCATCCAAGGTCGCAAGCTTCGAGCGCACGTGAGTCACGCTGCAGAAAATCCAG GTGGATCCCATTGGCCCAAAACTGTTTCTGAGACTGAGATTCAGCTTGCAGCAGAGCCAGTTTTCCTCCGTGTACCAGTCTCCTGCCTTCAGAAATCCCTTTGCATGCTCTAGACATTTTGGGTGTCTTCACTGGGGAGCTGGGCTTTAAGGGAGCATGATTGCCACCATGACGGCAAACAAGCAAGATAGAAATGTGGATTTGTCAGAACTATAATCCAG CATCCATGTCTGAGGCATGACCCCAAAGGCCAGGG AGCAAGAATgttgaagaaaatgcagatatGCCTCTGCTTCTTCTTTATCTCGGGCATTTTGTACGAGATCTCACTGCTGTCCAGCTGGTCCTTCTCCCCTATGCCTATGTCCAAGCACTTCTTGACACCTGAGCAGGTCTTGAACCTCGGcaaaagcatcatttttctGGAGACAACAGAGCGCCTGGAGCCACCCCCACTGGTGTCCTGCTCCGTGGAGTCTGCCGCCAGGATTTATGAGGACCGGCCCATCATCCTTTTCATGAAGGGACTTGCAAACGACACAGCACTGGACTTCAATTCCAGCTATGCAGCCTTCTCGCTTTTGTCTTCTATGAAGaatgtcttcatttttcctctccagatGGAAGCTGTCTTTCAGGAGACCCCTCTGTTCCAGTGGTACAACGAG GTGGTCCCGGAGCAGGAGAAGAACTGGGTCCATGTCAGCTCTGACGCAAGCAGACTGGCGCTCATTTGGAAGTATGGAGGTATCTACATGGACACCGATGTCATCTCCATCAGGCCCATCCCTGAGGAAAGCTTCCTAGCAGCACAGAAGTCACGGTTCTCCAGCAACGGGATCTTTggcttcccagcccaccacaaatTTATTTGGGACTGCATGGAGAACTTTGTTCTCAAGTACAATGGGTACATCTGGGGGAACCAGGGGCCCTTTTTAATGACAAGGATGCTCAAAACCATCTGCAATCTCACAGATTTCAAAGGCAGCGAGGACCACAGCTGCCAGAATATTTCCTTCCTCAATCCCCAGCGTTTCTACCCCATACCATATCCAGCCTGGGGCCGGTACTATGAGGTGTGGGACAAAAGCCCCAATTTCAACCACTCCTATGCGCTGCACTTGTGGAACTTCATGAACCGCAACCGGAAAACTGTGGTCGCGGGCAGCAACACGCTGGCTGAAAAACTGTACAAAACCTACTGCCCCACCACCTACAAGGACCTGATCcaaaatgcaaagctgaaaGATTTCACATACTCTGAGGACGCTGCATGA